One part of the Dyadobacter sp. 676 genome encodes these proteins:
- a CDS encoding M4 family metallopeptidase, with amino-acid sequence MKRSFLHLTAGLACLLASGVSFAQPFYNAKNVDRTAMSFFDGQQTFRALEYTVNADPQSEKVCRLQTLPENGFPAITLQGISGGNSIYFEDKAQQDNQFTDNPTPYLSSEAVQTLYGFQKVMKEFDQRFGWKGFDGTGVAPIEIFLKSSDEDPSASAAAYAIHYKDDLSESISFYRSLLPQNTKPFINVLEVIAHEYAHAIFSNKTGIIGYDQYLCHEFRTLNEGIADILGLYVKNKIKQNSPQNYSWLFGEQYKVSAENFSVPKVYGFADTYNGEYYVNTCTEDYEPHPGSGVARKWFYLLSVGFQGTAYNDLGYGYGNLTGIGVENAIQIVWDAMPAITVDTDYPAFRTLTLQAAEKLYGLNSAEHLATQNAWCAVGVCDNNPKGFMMSPVNGAKGVNPWPQTQVSLTWENEPVLEWEVQMSTKYDFSANLQTYKVSNFTTVVNPKGGIAYTATVKGYYHPSEKVYTRARITQADPNFCRTAQNPLCALHQQFGPAHVFTLDNKQATFFSWVQGASGVNPWNNPTLTWKSVGDAQKYTFQVFNDKALTDLVYTGTTNHTGNFTESGVINASLDIGKNYYARVRAERTNIAQITDNFGAWSKTEMIVTVVPLTAVTQAKNQGAGDPAHLVSSMGFWVGWDPVPGAASFVVQIATDNAFANIIRTQTAAGNLTTDLVSLPLLPNQTDLFVRVLPLKGTTSGGCVNVWRVETDENAILPAMKAPADGSPIAYKNYLGATFQWKANTLNMGLVDHFELHLTEKTSNLTTVYSVPGKIFELYVNDQLMFDDKQGIQLRVQAVGPLGAKSALSQPFNYSICPDQPFPKFPSDIDKIDPAKAFTISWHPSLWLKPGDSYLVTILDGANPVPGFNNTPTTATSMAVPAGKLTGSKTYALTIKNQGACPGIDPPTVLFKTTAGGSNNPPATPTKNFIIGLHAFRNDVDPSDPFSFETSDYVLAVELFDPNGVKLPVADGNGNPVTQLLVDSENAILDMVLTMKPIGKYTLRLKMLNIFNPALYYPFDQPRFSVLLDGQAVVGNHIITADFINPGSPFNEWQSGFQFADIVVDVK; translated from the coding sequence ATGAAAAGATCTTTCTTACATCTCACAGCAGGACTCGCCTGCCTCCTGGCATCGGGCGTATCCTTCGCCCAGCCATTTTATAACGCTAAGAATGTCGACCGGACAGCCATGAGCTTCTTCGATGGACAACAAACGTTCCGAGCGCTGGAATACACGGTTAACGCTGATCCGCAAAGTGAAAAAGTTTGCCGCTTACAGACATTGCCTGAGAACGGCTTTCCCGCCATTACACTGCAAGGAATCAGTGGAGGTAATTCCATCTATTTTGAGGATAAGGCACAGCAGGATAATCAATTTACAGATAATCCGACACCTTATCTGAGTTCGGAAGCTGTTCAAACGCTTTACGGCTTCCAAAAAGTGATGAAAGAATTTGACCAACGATTTGGGTGGAAGGGTTTTGATGGCACTGGTGTTGCGCCAATCGAAATATTTTTAAAAAGCTCAGATGAAGATCCGTCGGCGTCAGCGGCAGCTTATGCAATTCACTATAAGGACGATTTAAGCGAAAGCATTTCGTTTTACAGAAGCCTTCTTCCTCAAAATACCAAGCCTTTTATCAATGTACTGGAGGTAATCGCACATGAATATGCACATGCGATTTTCTCAAATAAAACAGGCATCATCGGCTATGACCAATACTTATGCCATGAATTTCGAACGCTCAATGAAGGAATTGCTGACATTTTGGGTTTATACGTCAAGAATAAAATCAAGCAAAATTCGCCTCAAAACTATTCCTGGTTATTCGGAGAGCAATATAAAGTGTCAGCCGAGAATTTTTCAGTCCCCAAGGTTTATGGTTTTGCAGATACTTACAATGGGGAGTATTATGTAAATACCTGCACGGAGGACTATGAGCCTCATCCCGGTTCGGGCGTTGCAAGAAAATGGTTCTATCTCCTTTCCGTCGGCTTCCAGGGCACGGCTTATAACGACCTCGGGTACGGCTACGGCAATCTGACGGGTATTGGCGTCGAAAATGCCATCCAGATCGTCTGGGATGCTATGCCAGCAATTACCGTCGATACGGACTATCCCGCCTTCCGGACATTGACACTGCAGGCTGCCGAAAAACTGTACGGTCTTAACTCGGCGGAACATCTGGCCACTCAGAACGCCTGGTGTGCGGTAGGCGTCTGCGATAATAACCCAAAAGGCTTTATGATGTCGCCTGTCAACGGCGCCAAGGGTGTTAACCCCTGGCCCCAGACGCAGGTCAGCCTCACATGGGAAAACGAGCCCGTACTCGAATGGGAAGTACAGATGTCGACCAAGTACGATTTCTCGGCGAACTTACAAACTTACAAAGTCAGCAACTTCACAACGGTGGTCAACCCCAAAGGCGGCATCGCTTACACTGCCACTGTCAAAGGCTACTACCACCCTAGTGAAAAGGTCTATACCCGGGCACGCATTACTCAGGCAGATCCCAATTTCTGCCGGACAGCCCAAAATCCGCTCTGCGCCCTTCATCAACAGTTCGGCCCGGCCCACGTTTTTACCCTCGACAACAAGCAGGCTACCTTTTTCAGCTGGGTGCAAGGAGCCAGCGGGGTCAATCCCTGGAATAATCCCACCCTGACCTGGAAATCGGTCGGCGACGCTCAGAAATACACCTTCCAGGTTTTCAATGACAAAGCCCTGACCGATCTGGTCTATACCGGAACCACTAACCATACCGGCAATTTTACCGAATCGGGCGTGATCAATGCCAGCCTGGATATTGGAAAAAACTACTATGCCCGCGTGCGGGCCGAACGGACCAATATCGCCCAGATCACCGACAACTTCGGAGCCTGGTCGAAGACCGAAATGATTGTAACCGTTGTTCCGTTAACAGCAGTCACCCAGGCCAAAAACCAGGGAGCTGGCGACCCTGCCCATCTGGTCAGCAGCATGGGCTTCTGGGTAGGTTGGGACCCGGTACCAGGCGCCGCCAGCTTCGTCGTCCAGATTGCCACCGATAATGCATTTGCCAACATCATCCGTACCCAGACCGCGGCCGGAAACCTGACGACCGATCTGGTGAGCCTACCCCTGCTACCCAACCAGACGGACCTGTTTGTAAGGGTGTTGCCTCTGAAAGGGACTACCTCTGGCGGCTGCGTCAATGTGTGGAGAGTCGAGACGGACGAGAACGCCATCCTGCCGGCCATGAAAGCCCCCGCCGATGGCTCGCCGATCGCCTATAAGAACTATCTGGGGGCCACCTTCCAATGGAAGGCGAATACGTTGAACATGGGCCTGGTCGACCACTTCGAACTGCACCTGACCGAGAAGACCTCCAACCTGACCACCGTTTACAGCGTCCCGGGAAAGATTTTCGAACTATATGTGAACGACCAACTGATGTTCGACGACAAGCAAGGCATCCAGCTCAGGGTGCAGGCCGTGGGGCCATTGGGGGCCAAATCCGCATTATCGCAGCCTTTCAATTACAGTATCTGCCCCGACCAGCCGTTCCCCAAGTTCCCCTCCGACATCGATAAGATCGACCCCGCCAAGGCATTTACTATCAGCTGGCATCCCAGCCTGTGGCTCAAACCGGGCGATAGCTATCTGGTCACGATCCTGGACGGTGCCAACCCGGTACCCGGTTTCAACAATACCCCTACCACCGCAACATCGATGGCTGTCCCTGCCGGAAAGCTAACCGGCAGCAAGACCTATGCCCTGACCATTAAAAACCAGGGGGCATGCCCGGGCATCGATCCCCCGACGGTACTGTTCAAGACTACCGCCGGCGGCAGTAACAACCCACCGGCTACTCCAACCAAAAACTTCATCATCGGGCTTCATGCATTCCGAAACGATGTGGACCCCAGCGACCCTTTCTCTTTTGAAACATCCGATTACGTGCTGGCCGTGGAGCTTTTCGACCCTAATGGCGTAAAACTGCCTGTCGCTGACGGAAACGGCAACCCGGTAACCCAGCTGCTGGTCGATTCGGAGAACGCGATCCTGGACATGGTCCTGACCATGAAGCCCATCGGCAAATACACCCTCAGGTTGAAAATGCTCAACATTTTCAATCCGGCCCTGTATTATCCTTTCGACCAGCCACGCTTCTCGGTGCTGCTCGACGGGCAGGCCGTTGTCGGAAACCATATCATCACAGCAGACTTTATTAACCCTGGCTCTCCGTTCAATGAGTGGCAAAGCGGGTTCCAGTTCGCTGATATTGTCGTTGATGTAAAATAA
- a CDS encoding two-component regulator propeller domain-containing protein: protein MKYSIRHYNSDNGLPQNSVRAIAQDSHGFLWLATDQGLVRFDGQTFVIFNKSVLGIRTNMFMSFLPDMEGRKDRFYVWTEEFDYIKVVAATATKEEPPAAARLRRMLETPEGGYGLFFSAGLPDRFHTKWSPLCQLFWLPGSDGSFFAWRPDGKVQLYTNWEKQKSYTTRIHSPRGFFRLGRNLYHDDETGKIELLATDLRSNARPGEITLTSAEGQTDKPNLAERYHVYSHDPSGNAFIAQGRKLYLLSEERPGIIATKLLIKDFDLERNNVSSIFFDRLRQRLYLGTLSNGLFILDFHGFETLTVDSDERESNVFYSQAAFSDSTVTTPSFRVLGKGPDGRIIVKTLPRQTKIVTSRYSMLKARSGDLWYTGNDSLYQFDHTGRQLKGRWTGGGEISHLYEDHTGRIWLGTKYYGLKYIDPGKNGASQRIFTRKITHISYMLREGKDVLWVATAAGLFKVNLVRNSISLIPRTDRYYIRSLLLERPGELWFTTYDDGVFLLRKNELTKLPLDKEHFLAHAHCIVRDGNDFFWIPTNQGLFRILRGDLLDFASHRDSTRLYYHHYVKQSGFHTNEFNGGCQPCAVRLSNGYVSLPSIDGLVFFKPEQIPLDVPNSEIFIDRIEADSRLIPVSSSKIELADANDIKVFVSSPYLGDRRNQQLYYMVSLEAKASSKHIWHPIENEHQSIHLNNLASGTYTLKLRKNGGFGRESQKLRSLTIVIPYAWYETWPFKIFLAILMLVMIYLYFKNRLKKADGLNKILESRVQERTLKLEDTLGVLKNSEQELLRQTRLQMHLIASISHDIRSPLRAIEFTSGKLPGLIQNGEYSLAETVSTGVNESSRRILTLLENMLSYVRSQLSDSSVVYETFTARDLVDEVAFIFKQAFAAQQNLFENNVPETLQVRSNRQLLKIILHNLIDNANKFSSEGSVAVSAGPKPGATTLIVSDTGIGLPDKTLNWFNESDAAYPESSGDEPKIHGIGLVIVKELAGILKLEIKANATSGAQFLITFPERD, encoded by the coding sequence TTGAAATACAGCATCCGGCATTACAATAGCGATAACGGCCTTCCCCAAAACTCCGTACGTGCCATCGCGCAGGATTCTCATGGTTTTCTTTGGTTAGCTACCGATCAGGGACTCGTGAGGTTCGATGGGCAGACTTTTGTAATTTTCAATAAAAGTGTGCTGGGAATACGGACGAATATGTTCATGTCCTTCCTTCCCGATATGGAAGGACGAAAGGACCGCTTTTACGTATGGACCGAAGAGTTCGATTACATAAAAGTCGTTGCCGCCACGGCGACCAAAGAAGAGCCCCCTGCCGCAGCACGCCTTCGCCGGATGTTGGAAACACCGGAAGGCGGCTATGGATTATTCTTTTCCGCAGGCTTACCCGACCGCTTCCATACCAAATGGTCGCCCTTGTGCCAGTTATTCTGGCTCCCCGGGTCGGACGGTAGCTTCTTTGCGTGGCGCCCCGACGGAAAAGTACAGCTCTACACCAATTGGGAAAAACAAAAGAGCTATACAACCCGCATTCACTCGCCCCGCGGTTTTTTCAGGTTGGGGAGAAACTTATACCATGACGATGAGACTGGAAAGATCGAGCTCCTGGCGACAGACCTGAGAAGCAATGCGCGCCCCGGAGAAATCACACTGACTTCCGCAGAAGGACAAACCGACAAACCAAACCTCGCCGAACGCTACCACGTTTATTCGCACGATCCTTCGGGAAACGCATTTATAGCTCAGGGACGAAAACTCTATCTGCTATCCGAAGAGCGGCCGGGAATTATTGCCACTAAGCTGTTAATTAAAGATTTCGATTTGGAACGGAACAACGTCTCCTCCATTTTTTTCGATCGTCTTCGGCAGCGGCTTTACCTGGGCACGCTCAGCAACGGGCTTTTTATTCTTGATTTCCACGGATTCGAAACCCTTACCGTCGATAGCGACGAACGCGAATCGAATGTGTTCTATTCGCAAGCGGCGTTTTCCGATAGCACTGTCACTACACCGTCCTTCAGAGTATTGGGAAAAGGCCCGGACGGTCGGATAATCGTGAAGACCTTACCCCGGCAAACCAAAATAGTCACCAGCCGGTACAGCATGCTCAAAGCCCGCTCGGGCGATTTATGGTATACCGGGAACGATTCCCTATACCAATTTGACCATACCGGCCGGCAGTTAAAAGGGCGATGGACAGGGGGCGGCGAAATCTCCCATTTATATGAAGACCACACGGGACGTATCTGGCTGGGCACGAAATATTACGGATTAAAATACATCGACCCTGGAAAAAACGGAGCTTCCCAACGCATTTTTACCCGGAAAATCACCCACATCTCCTACATGCTCCGGGAAGGTAAGGACGTGCTATGGGTAGCCACCGCTGCCGGGCTGTTCAAGGTAAACCTCGTGCGAAACAGCATATCCCTGATCCCGCGCACCGACCGGTACTACATCAGGAGCCTGCTGCTGGAACGCCCCGGCGAACTGTGGTTTACGACCTACGACGACGGCGTTTTTCTCCTCCGAAAAAACGAACTGACCAAGCTTCCGTTGGACAAGGAACATTTCCTGGCGCACGCGCATTGCATAGTACGCGACGGCAATGACTTTTTCTGGATCCCGACTAATCAGGGGCTGTTCCGTATTCTACGCGGCGACCTCCTCGATTTCGCCAGTCATCGCGACAGTACCCGGCTGTATTATCACCATTATGTCAAACAAAGTGGCTTTCACACGAACGAATTCAACGGCGGCTGCCAGCCCTGTGCCGTGCGCTTGTCTAATGGCTACGTGTCGTTGCCTTCCATCGACGGGCTCGTGTTTTTCAAACCGGAGCAAATTCCCCTGGATGTGCCGAATTCGGAGATTTTCATCGACCGCATTGAAGCCGATTCCAGGCTGATTCCCGTAAGCAGTTCAAAAATAGAGCTCGCTGACGCCAACGATATAAAGGTATTCGTTTCGTCCCCTTACCTGGGCGACCGGCGGAACCAGCAACTGTACTACATGGTCTCTTTGGAGGCAAAAGCGTCCTCGAAGCACATTTGGCACCCCATCGAAAACGAACACCAATCCATCCACCTCAACAACCTTGCATCAGGGACCTATACCCTGAAACTTCGTAAAAACGGAGGATTTGGCCGTGAATCACAGAAATTAAGGTCGCTTACCATTGTCATTCCTTACGCATGGTACGAAACCTGGCCGTTTAAAATATTCCTGGCCATCCTGATGCTGGTGATGATTTATCTCTATTTCAAAAACCGCCTGAAAAAAGCCGACGGTCTGAACAAGATTCTGGAATCACGTGTCCAGGAAAGAACCCTTAAATTGGAGGATACATTAGGGGTCCTGAAAAACTCCGAGCAGGAGCTTCTCAGGCAGACCCGTCTCCAAATGCACCTGATCGCATCCATCAGCCATGACATCCGTAGTCCGTTGAGAGCGATAGAATTCACCTCCGGGAAGCTACCGGGCCTGATTCAAAATGGCGAGTATTCTCTCGCGGAAACGGTGAGCACAGGCGTAAACGAGTCTTCCAGAAGAATTCTCACCCTTCTGGAAAACATGCTGTCTTATGTCAGGTCGCAGTTGTCGGACAGTTCGGTAGTTTACGAGACATTTACGGCGCGAGACCTGGTCGACGAAGTTGCGTTCATCTTTAAACAGGCGTTCGCCGCTCAGCAGAACCTGTTTGAAAATAATGTTCCCGAGACGTTACAGGTGAGGTCTAACCGGCAATTATTGAAAATTATCCTGCACAATCTGATCGACAATGCTAATAAATTTAGTTCAGAAGGTTCTGTGGCCGTAAGCGCCGGCCCGAAACCGGGAGCGACCACATTAATAGTATCCGACACAGGTATAGGACTTCCGGATAAAACCCTCAACTGGTTCAATGAGAGCGATGCTGCCTATCCCGAATCATCGGGCGACGAGCCGAAAATCCATGGCATCGGACTAGTGATCGTAAAAGAACTTGCCGGAATACTAAAACTCGAAATAAAGGCCAATGCGACATCGGGCGCACAATTCCTGATCACCTTCCCGGAAAGAGATTAA
- a CDS encoding response regulator transcription factor translates to MKVLVIDDHPLMRSAIKREIKDHKPQARVILCAHKDEGMEAIRNQTIDLVIVEIGIPGGSMHTIREMRAAARGIKILVYSSVNEAIYALPAVASGAHGFLSKDSSGDELRIAIDMVLDSKTYFSKTIQETLLSQVIANVDASNHNPLQTLTPRERIVVHLLLQGKKIKTIAEMLNLKESTVSTFKANVFRKLQVGSLIALSEKMAMLR, encoded by the coding sequence ATGAAAGTGCTCGTAATCGACGACCATCCGCTAATGCGATCGGCCATTAAACGGGAGATAAAAGATCACAAACCCCAGGCCCGTGTCATACTCTGTGCGCATAAGGACGAAGGAATGGAAGCGATCAGAAATCAAACAATCGATCTTGTTATCGTTGAAATCGGTATTCCTGGCGGGAGTATGCATACGATCCGGGAAATGCGTGCAGCGGCGAGGGGAATCAAGATTCTCGTATACTCTTCTGTGAACGAAGCAATTTACGCGCTTCCCGCGGTGGCTTCCGGCGCTCATGGCTTCCTTTCCAAAGACAGTTCCGGCGATGAGTTGAGGATAGCGATCGATATGGTGCTCGACTCTAAAACCTATTTCAGCAAAACAATACAGGAAACCCTGCTCTCGCAAGTGATTGCCAACGTGGATGCGTCGAACCACAATCCGCTGCAGACGCTTACACCCCGGGAGCGGATTGTGGTGCATTTGTTGTTGCAGGGGAAAAAAATAAAGACGATTGCGGAAATGCTGAATTTGAAAGAAAGTACTGTCAGCACGTTCAAAGCGAATGTATTCAGAAAGCTGCAAGTAGGCAGCCTGATAGCATTGTCGGAGAAAATGGCAATGTTGCGGTAG
- a CDS encoding response regulator transcription factor yields the protein MTNAVLIEDHAVVRMGMRLVIRELFENASVFEAKDFNEGLRIIQDRPIELVILDIHLPGGQDVKMIDMIRTARHDAKILILSGLPEEKYALKYVQAGADGYLSKRSDPETYAEAVSAVVSDKKYLSEAVRAQLITQLPQNYAKIKRRKWIGLTERELEISRLLIRGMWTKEIATQLQLKLSTVSTFKKKIFHKCGVTSAIELSKIIDDVAAAGH from the coding sequence ATGACGAATGCAGTACTCATTGAGGACCATGCCGTTGTCAGAATGGGCATGCGCCTTGTGATCCGTGAGTTATTTGAAAATGCCTCGGTTTTTGAGGCCAAAGATTTTAACGAAGGACTCCGGATTATCCAGGATAGACCAATAGAGCTGGTCATTCTCGACATCCATCTGCCCGGAGGCCAGGATGTAAAAATGATCGATATGATCCGGACCGCACGGCACGACGCGAAGATTCTCATCCTGAGCGGCTTGCCGGAAGAAAAGTATGCGCTGAAATATGTGCAGGCGGGGGCCGACGGCTACCTATCGAAGCGCTCCGATCCCGAAACGTATGCAGAGGCCGTGTCGGCGGTAGTGAGCGACAAAAAATACCTCAGCGAAGCGGTCCGCGCCCAGCTCATTACACAATTGCCACAAAATTATGCTAAAATCAAACGCCGGAAATGGATCGGGCTGACCGAACGGGAGCTTGAAATCAGCAGGTTGCTGATCCGTGGCATGTGGACAAAAGAGATCGCTACCCAATTACAACTGAAATTGAGTACGGTAAGCACTTTCAAAAAGAAGATTTTCCATAAATGCGGCGTCACCAGCGCTATCGAGCTGTCAAAAATCATCGACGACGTCGCTGCCGCGGGCCATTAG
- a CDS encoding tail fiber domain-containing protein, giving the protein MKVKRLLTRTAGAFGVTAGLLFVGSPLMAQVKIGDNPNMIDSNSILELESTNKGFLQPRVALVATNNVAPMTAPVPEGMRVYNTATTSGTYGVSPGEYYYDGRGWVRLVTAIPYGQEVFRQGPAPVGASCGSDPEGTIWNDILENSPTEGQQWICRVGVWEVYNAPSSSTPFFAKLTKDTDAGARKAGTINRLGHIVVRRDDDGASTTITPGGGIRLLRTLALAPNHGAFVDFARSPANPDLFRIGLRNDLNDGNGALTFQSSLASGNFTPRMLIGLNGQIGVNVTDPKSRLHVEGTVLITENSEDGAGYDVATGGKNGIKLYYDSTANRAQIFVQADASDPNVVLSKKVDGGGTVPNGSIFQKFQIPSGTIGSVTREAGLTVKYNETSDRRLKENIKNTHYTIEDLMRIAVVDYNYKSDAAKTRMPGFIAQDLYEVYPRAVTKGGENPKTSPWMVDYGKLTPLLVKAVQDQQKEIASLKAQLSEMHALKAEVASIKAMLGNAEQLKSEATISK; this is encoded by the coding sequence ATGAAAGTAAAACGACTACTAACACGCACTGCCGGTGCATTCGGGGTTACCGCCGGTTTGCTATTTGTGGGTTCGCCGTTGATGGCGCAGGTGAAAATCGGGGACAACCCGAATATGATTGATTCAAATTCTATTCTGGAACTGGAAAGTACAAACAAAGGGTTTCTTCAGCCCCGAGTAGCGCTTGTGGCTACCAACAACGTGGCGCCAATGACCGCTCCCGTGCCGGAAGGTATGCGCGTTTATAATACGGCTACCACCTCGGGAACGTACGGGGTATCACCCGGCGAGTATTACTATGACGGTAGAGGTTGGGTAAGACTGGTAACTGCCATTCCTTATGGCCAGGAAGTTTTCCGCCAAGGGCCTGCCCCGGTGGGCGCATCGTGCGGGTCTGATCCGGAAGGAACAATCTGGAACGATATATTGGAAAATAGTCCCACCGAAGGGCAGCAATGGATATGTAGAGTGGGTGTATGGGAAGTCTACAATGCTCCCAGCAGCAGCACACCCTTCTTTGCAAAATTGACGAAGGACACGGATGCCGGCGCCAGGAAGGCTGGAACGATCAACCGATTGGGGCACATAGTAGTGCGACGTGACGATGACGGGGCTTCCACAACCATAACCCCTGGCGGGGGCATCAGGCTCCTGCGCACGCTGGCACTTGCACCGAACCATGGCGCGTTCGTTGATTTCGCTCGCAGCCCTGCAAATCCTGACCTGTTCCGTATCGGACTCCGGAACGACCTCAATGACGGAAATGGTGCATTGACTTTCCAGAGCAGCCTCGCAAGCGGGAATTTTACCCCTCGCATGCTGATCGGCTTGAACGGCCAGATTGGTGTTAACGTAACAGATCCCAAAAGCAGGCTCCATGTAGAGGGTACTGTTTTGATTACCGAGAATAGCGAGGATGGTGCCGGCTATGACGTTGCAACCGGCGGCAAAAACGGTATAAAACTTTATTACGACAGTACCGCGAACAGGGCGCAGATTTTTGTCCAAGCCGATGCAAGTGATCCCAATGTAGTCTTGTCCAAAAAGGTGGACGGAGGGGGAACCGTTCCCAACGGCTCGATATTCCAGAAATTTCAAATACCGAGTGGTACAATAGGTAGCGTCACGCGTGAAGCGGGTTTGACGGTAAAATACAACGAAACTTCTGACCGTCGTCTGAAAGAAAATATCAAAAACACACACTATACAATTGAGGATTTGATGAGGATAGCGGTGGTTGACTACAACTACAAAAGCGACGCTGCCAAAACCCGTATGCCTGGCTTCATCGCCCAGGATCTCTACGAAGTATACCCTCGTGCGGTTACCAAAGGCGGTGAGAATCCTAAAACCAGTCCGTGGATGGTGGATTACGGCAAACTGACGCCGCTATTGGTAAAAGCGGTTCAGGACCAGCAAAAAGAAATCGCTTCACTGAAAGCGCAACTGAGCGAAATGCATGCGCTCAAAGCTGAGGTGGCCAGCATCAAGGCGATGTTAGGCAATGCCGAACAGCTGAAATCCGAGGCTACCATTTCAAAATGA
- a CDS encoding response regulator transcription factor, producing the protein MRILLVEDHDIVRIATGMLIQEMMSDVVVESAANFKDAMRAVSSGTYQLIILDLNIPGTDHLLTIEKLRARQPDVPVLVFSGQKEELYGLHCIRAGAAGFVSKESKASELQEAIRVVLNGQKYLSPLVRAQLVASMQQHRVSDPAELLSARELIVMEMLLEGEWTKDIARKLNLKSTTISTFKTRIFKKLGVDNLLDLARHVEMYYSSNGNGVSDRK; encoded by the coding sequence ATGAGAATCCTGCTTGTTGAAGACCATGATATTGTCCGCATTGCCACGGGCATGCTCATCCAGGAAATGATGAGCGATGTTGTCGTCGAGTCGGCGGCAAATTTTAAGGATGCTATGCGGGCAGTTTCCTCCGGTACTTATCAACTGATCATCCTCGATCTGAACATTCCGGGGACCGACCATTTACTAACAATCGAAAAGCTGCGGGCCCGGCAGCCTGACGTGCCCGTGCTGGTGTTCTCGGGACAAAAAGAAGAATTGTACGGCTTGCATTGTATCCGTGCCGGTGCGGCCGGGTTTGTCTCCAAAGAATCAAAAGCGTCCGAATTGCAGGAAGCGATCCGGGTTGTGCTGAACGGACAGAAATACCTGAGTCCGCTTGTGCGTGCACAACTTGTGGCTTCCATGCAGCAGCACCGGGTTTCGGATCCGGCAGAGCTTTTGTCGGCCAGGGAATTGATTGTCATGGAGATGCTGCTGGAAGGAGAATGGACGAAGGATATCGCCAGGAAGCTAAACCTCAAGAGTACGACAATCAGTACTTTCAAGACCCGCATTTTTAAGAAGCTCGGGGTGGATAATCTGCTCGATCTCGCAAGGCATGTCGAAATGTATTACTCATCGAACGGTAATGGTGTTTCCGACCGCAAATGA